The Deltaproteobacteria bacterium DNA window TCGAGCACTCGATTGAATGGCAAGCGCCTTGCTGCGAAAAAAACCGATGCTGCGAATGAGCTTTTCCAAATCTTTCAAATCCGCCTCCGCAAAGTCTTGCACGGTTTTGTATTTGGCAAATAATGCGGGAGTGACCTTATTCACTTGCTTATCCGTACATTGAGCCGAAAGAATGGTGGAAAATAAAAGCTCGTGGGGATGGGTATATTGGAGGGCAGTAACCGGCTTGAGATAGAGGTGATTCAGGATCTTGAGGATCCTTTGAATTCTCTGTTTTTCTAGCATAATATCCCCATTTCGTATTGACGCTCCAGATCAAAAATCCTACGGTAAATCCATGCGTAATTTGGTTAACAACTCAATAGAAATCAATGAAGCAAAATCGAATCTTTCGCAACTCATCAACATGGATTATGTATGAACTACGAAACCATCATCGGACTCGAAGTCCACGCCCAGCTTAAAACACAAACCAAACTCTTTTGCAGCTGCTCCACTACTTTTGGCGCAGAACCCAACTCGCACACCTGCCCGGTCTGCCTGGCTCTGCCGGGTGTGCTGCCGGTCTTGAATGAAAAGGCCGTCGAATATGCGATTAAAGCGGGACTCGCCTTGAATTGCAACATCCAGAAAAAAAGCGTGTTCGCCCGTAAAAATTATTTCTACCCCGATTTACCCAAGGGCTACCAGATTTCCCAGTATGAACTCCCCCTCTGTCTGGGCGGACAAGTGGACATTGAACTCGATGGAGTGAAAAAAAGCATCCATCTCACCCGCATTCACATGGAAGAAGATGCCGGAAAATCGCTGCATGATTTTGGCGACGATGCCTATTCGCACATCGATCTCAACCGGGCCTGCACCCCCCTGATTGAAATCGTGAGTGAACCGGAGATGCGCTCTGCTTCTGAAGCAGCCACTTACCTGAAGCGCCTTCGCGATATTCTGATGTATATCGATGTGTGTGATGGAAACATGGAAGAAGGGTCGTTTCGTTGTGACGCCAACGTCTCCATTCGCCCTGTAGGACAAGAAAAATTTGGAACACGTACCGAACTGAAGAATATCAATTCTTTCAAGTTCGTGGAAAAAGCCATCCACTACGAAGTGGAACGTCAGAAGGCGGTACTTGCGGATGGAGGGCAAGTGGTTCAAGAAACCCGTCTTTATGACAATGCAAAAAATATCACCGAGTCCATGCGCTCTAAAGAAGAGGCCCATGACTATCGCTATTTTCCGGACCCTGACCTGCTTCCTCTTATTTTGACAGAAGACCACATCGAAAAAGTGCATCAGACCTTACCAGAACTCGGACACCAGAAAGCCCTTCGATTTGTGGAGGAATATGGAATTCCCGAATACGATGCCGGGGTGCTCACTGCTGAGAAAAAAATCGCCGACTATTTTGAGACCGTCGCCAAAGCCACAGGAGACGCCAAAAAATCTAGCAACATCATCATGACCGAACTGATGGGACTGGCCGCTAAAGGGGAAACTCCTTTCGAAAACATTCCCGCCTCTGAACTTTCAGTGGCGATTCAGAAAATGTTGAGTGGGGCCATCAGCAGCAAGATGTTGAAGGATGTGGTTTTAGAGATGAACAACAGCAAGGCCAGTGCCGAAAGTATCATTAATAAGATGGGGGCTCAGGTTTCGGACGGCTCCGTTTTGGAAGCCATCATCGATCAGGTCATTGCCGCAAACCCTGGCAATCTGGCCCAATACAAGGCAGGCAAGGACAAGCTTTTTGGATTTTTCGTAGGACAGGTGATGAAGGAATCCAAAGGAAAGGCTAATCCGCAGATGGTGAATGACTTGTTGAAGAAAAAGCTTTAAATCTGCTAGCATTTCTCGGGTTTGCTCTCTTTCTAAAACAATGGAGTTTTATGGTGAAAAATTTTTCCAGGACATTTAGAGTTTCCATCTTGTTATTTATTATTTCACTCTTCCCCGTTTACAAACATGCCATTTATTCTTTGTGGGCCTTCCTTGTCTCACCCTATGATTTGATATTTCCCACTCTCCTGGAAATTTTATACTGGATTCTGCTCGTCATCCTATTACCGCTCTCCTTTTATTTTTCTATTCAATACAATCGCCATAAAACTCACAAACAGAAATACGATGCAATTCCCATGACTCTTAATCTCATCGCTCTTATTGTGCTTTTTATGCCCTTCGAAGAACAATTCACCAATTTGAATTACCGAGTTTTCAGCAAGAACCGACAAAGTGCCATCACCTATATCGATAAAAATAGGAATCTGTTTGATAAACTGAACCAATCCATTATGTTACCCTTTAGTGATTTTGGATATGTTTCAGCAGGAAACAAAATTACCTTAACTTCAAAAGGAAATGGCTCCTATGTAGTTTATTTTCCCGACTACAAAACCAAATTTCGAAGTTATGCTTATCTTTATGTCCCCACCCGGGAAAACTGTTCTCAATACTCCGACCTAAAAACTATTTATTACAACGAGCATTGGTGTTACATCGGTTCGGAGGTCAAGCCCTAGTCCGCTCTCTGAGTCTCGCCTAGATCATGTTGGATTTCATCTCCTGTTCTTCTGATTTCTTCCGCAGCTTCCTTCAACTGCTGGCTCATTTCGTCGCCCGCCTTTTGAAGCACTTGGTTGATTTTTCCAGAATCAATCTGCTGTTGAACTCCCTGACCAATCTTTTGTCTGCTTTCACGGACCGCATCCCCCAGGGATTTAAGCCCTTCTCCTACTTTTGAACCCATTTGCTGCAGACCCTGATCAATTTGCTGACCGATTTTTTCGGCAGGTCTTGATTCGAGCAAAGGGGCCGTCACAGGTGCAGGAATAAGCGGTTGAGGCTGAGTTTGAGGGGATTGAGTTTGATTAGATCCAGTCACGTGACAGGCACTGAGCAAAAGTAAAGGGAGAAGAAATATTTTTTTCATAACGCGGCCTAGCCGCAACCAGAGTATCTTTCTGGCTGCGTCCCTATCCTTACAAGATTTTGATGTCATCCCTCCCGTCGAGGGAGAGGGGGAATACTGAAGTGATCACCTGAATTGAGGCCTTATAAATCTACTCATCCGTCACACAACCCTCTGAAGCAGAGGATACCAATTTAATATATTTATAAAGTGTCCCCTTCGAAACTTTGTAGGCAGGGGCTTTCCAGGCTCGAAGACGTTTTTCAATTTCTTGAGCATCCACTTTCAAATTGAGCACACGTTTCTCCGCATCAATTTCAATTTCATCTCCATTTTTGATCACAGCAAGCACCCCACCCACCTGGGCTTCCGGTGTAATGTGCCCTACCACAAAGCCGTGGGTTCCACCAGAAAAGCGGCCATCGGTAATTAAAGCCACATCGTTTCCCAACTCAGCCCCCATCACGAGTGCCGTCACCTTTAACATCTCCTGCATCCCTGGCCCACCTTTGGGGCCTTCGTAGCGAAGGACAATCGCATCGCCCTTTTTAATCTTCTTGGCGAGCAATGCCTCGCAGGCTTCCTCTTCACTCTCAAAGACGTTGGCTTTGCCCGTGAAGGACAAGCCTTCTTTCCCTGTAATCTTGGCCACGGATCCTTCAGGAGAAATATTTCCGTATAAAATCTGAAGATGCCCTGTTTTTTTAATGGGGTCCGACAAGGGAACAATCACCTTTTGATCCTCGGGCAAATCCGGACAAGTTTCCAGATTTTCAGCCAGGGTCTTTCCCGTAACGGTCAGGCAATCGCCATGTAAAAATCCTTCTTTGAGCAAAAGTTTTTGAACGGCAGGCACTCCACCCACTTTACATAAATCTTCCATCACATATTTCCCGCTGGGTTTAAGATCGGCAATAAAGGGCGTCTTGTCGCTGATGCGCTGAAAATCATCGAGGGTCAATTTGAGGCCCACCGATTTTGCAATGGCAATCATGTGCAACACCGCATTGGTAGATCCTCCCAGGGCCATAACCATGGTGATGGCATTCTCCATGGATTTTTGGGTGATGATTTGAGAAGGGGTAATATTTTTTTCTAAAAGAACACGAATCGCAGCGCCCACGCGTTTTAAACACTCCTCTTTCTTTTCAGGGCTGGTGGCAGGATAAGAAGACGAATAAGGCAAACTCATCCCCAACGTTTCAATGGCCGAAGCCATGGTGTTGGCCGTGTACATGCCGCCGCAAGCGCCTGCGCCGGGACAGGCATGTTGCAATACCCCTTTCAATTCTTTTTCGTCGATTTTGCCAGCCACATATTCGCCTAAGCCTTCAAAGGCCGAAACAATATCCAAAATTTTATCATGAAATTTTCCCGGGCTGATGGTCCCACCATAAACCATGATGGAGGGACGATTGAGGCGTCCCACCGCAATGATAGACCCAGGCATATTTTTGTCACAACCCACCACCGAGATATTGGCGTCATACCAATGCGCGGCCATCACGGTTTCGATCGAGTCCGCAATAATTTCTCGCGATTGCAAAGAGAAATTCATCCCTTCAGTCCCCATCGAAATTCCATCACTCACTCCAATAGAATGGAAAATCAAACCCACCAGACCGGCATCCGTGCAACTCTGCTTGCAGAGTTTCGCCAAATCGTTCAGATGCATGTTACAGGTGTTTCCCTCATAACCTGTAGAGGCAATGCCGATAAAAGGTTTAGCCAGGTCTTCTTCGGTCAGCCCAAGGCCATAAAGCATGGCCTGGGAGGCGGGTTGGTTTTTATCTTGGGTGAGACGGGAACTGTATTTGTTTAAAATTTTAGACATCACTTCCTCTTGGTTTAAATATTATTTAACTCTTTGTTTCCAATACGCTTCACTGCGTTTGAAATGAAATACGCCAAGGACTGTAAGAAGATTGTCCTGGCTAGAATAAAAAATTTGATAGGGAAATCTATCTAGAAAAACTCGATAAACATTTTTGTAAAATTTTTGAAACAGAAAAGGATTCCTGGCAATTAGATTCAGTTTAGCCTCAAAGGCAATAAGAAAACTTTTACCCAAACCAAGACGCTGCGATTCGTACCAGCTATAAATTTCTAATAAATCTTTTTCAGCAGAGGCTTTTAATTTAATTTTCACCTTTAATCCTCTGCTTTACTTCCTCCCAGCTCGAACCTTCCTCAGGATACATTTCATGCTCTGCAATGCGTCTATCTAATTCTTCTTTTTGTGAAGCGCTTAAAGGAAATTCTTCGGAGTGCTCTGCAATTTCATCCCAGAGATCTTCCACAAGCTGAATTTTTTCAGCCGTACTTAAGTTTTCCAAATGATACAAATGAGTAGATCTCATAAAAAGTCCTAAAATAAAGGGGTTCCCGTTTCAAAAGCCAAACTTGTTATTGCTAATTTTTTTCAGAAAATCTAGCAGATTTTTACCAGGAGTCGGTGTCGCGAATTATTCCAATTCTTTTGCTGTTTTGATCCAACCTGCCATCGCCTGCTTAACATTTTTTAAGGCCTGAATTTCTGTCTTCCCGTGAGACATGCATCCATCCAGTTCTGGCACAGTGCCACATAAATGTCGTCTTCTGGATCCCAAATAATATTGATTTTATATTTATTTTTCGTATCTACTGTCTTTTCAAAAGAGGACATAAATTTTACTTCAACCCAACACAGTCATATAAGTCAATAACTTGATATTTATGCAAGAAATTCTCGAAATCATTCCCGTTGGGCCCTTTCAATGCAATTGCATTATCCTGGGAGACCCTCAAACCAAAGAAGCCATCGTGATTGATCCCGGAGATGAAGTGGAAGCGATTTTGGACCGCGTCAAAAAACATGGGCTCTGCGTCAAAAATATTTTACACACGCACACCCACATTGATCACATCGGCGGCACCACTGCCTTGCAAAAGGCCACCAACGCCCGTGTGATGCTGCACAAGGCAGATCTCCCTCTTTATGAAAAAATGGACATGCAAGGCAGGTTTTTAGGACTTCCTCCCAGCAAAATTCAAACACCCGTGGCCCCAGATGAATTTTTGAAGGAGGGCCAGCAAATCGAGGCGGGAAACATCCGAGGGACAGTTCTCCACACGCCAGGCCACACCCCCGGTTCTTGCGGATTTTACTTTCCTCACCTCGATCAAAAAGGGATTTTGTTTCCCGGCGACACTTTATTTGCAGGCAGCATTGGTCGCACCGATTTATGGCAGGGGGATTACGATCAGGAAATTCAATCCATCAAAAAGAAATATTTAATCTTGCCTGATCAAACTATTGTAGTTCCAGGACATGGCCCCAACACCAATATTGGACAGGAAAAACAGAGCAACCCTTTTTTAAATTAAGAAACTATCTTGAGTTCCGCAGATTTTAAGAATCATTTTTTGCTCATTCTTGGCAAGTACCCATCTATAAAGCATTTCCCCTCTCCCCTCAAGGGAGAGAGGACTTTTCAGAGTGGCTTCTTACTAAAATCTGCGGAACTCAAGCTGGTAAGTTAAATCTTATTCCCCTCTATTTTCGTGGCTGAAAAAAAATTAGATCCTGGTATAGGACTCGTCGGTGGAGTAACGGATCAAAACTTGTGGTACCCACTTTTTAATACCTTCATCGATTACCTTATTGAATTGTACCAAAGCACATTACTTCAATGTCCTAACATAAGCCACCACATTGGCAATATCTGCATCCGAAAGAACGCCAGCCCAAGGCGCCATCATGGCTGAAAATCCGTTGGCGGCTCCACCATTTTTGATTACTGCACTCAGTTGGGCATTCGTCCTTTTACTCATATAGGCCTGATCCGTAAAATTTCTGGGTTTTGGATTGAGTACGGCCGCTGCAGGCCCATCCCCTTTCCCACTAGACCCATGACAGGGGGCACAGTTCTGATCAAACTTGGCCTTTCCCGCAGCTACATCAGCAGTCTTCTCACAGGAAATACTAAAACTGACCACCCCCACTATTAAAAAACTCAGAATAATTTTTTTCATAAATTTCCTCCTTCTGTGATTTTTTTTGCCTCCTAAATCCCGTTGCCGTCAAGAGCCAACCTAGCTTTTAGTTTTAAACAAGGAAACTGTCTTGACACACCCAACATCCCAAGTTAGTGCGCGCACTGAATAGTCATTCATTTTTTATGGAGGATCCCTATGAAACAATTGCAAGATGTAGTCATCGTCAGTGCGGTGCGTTCCCCTATGGGCCGTGCCAATAAGGGTAATTTTATTAATCTGAGAATCGACGACCTGGGTGCTGCGGTCGTAAAAGAAGCGGTGGCTCGGGTGAAGAACCTGAATCCCAACGAGATTGAAGATGTCGTTGTGGGTTGTGCGATGCCCGAGGGTGAGCAAGGTATGAACGTGGCCCGTAACATCAGTTTCCTGGCAGGCCTTCCCATTACTGCTTCGGCTGTCACGGTAAATCGTTTCTGTGCTTCTTCTTTACAAGCGATTATGGATGCCGCGCGAGCCATTATGGTGGGCGATGGCGAGGTGTTTGTGGCGGCGGGGGTCGAAAGCATGTCTCATGTGCCTATGGGGGGCTTCAATCCTTCTTTAAATCCAAAACTCATGCAGGCCGGTATGCCTGAGGCCTATATCAGCATGGGAATTACAGCAGAGAACGTGGCTGAAAAATATAAGATCACCCGTCAGGCTATGGATGAATTCGCTGCAGAGAGTCATCAAAAAGCAGTCGCGGCCATCAAAGCCGGCAAATTTAAAAACGAAATTGTGGGCATTGATGTGAATGGAAAATTGGTGATCGAAGACGAAGGTCCTCGCGCCGACTCTACGCTTGAAAAACTCTCCACCTTAAAACCCGTGTTCAAAAAAGAGGGTTCTGTCACCGCTGGAAACTCTTCTCCTCTTACTGACGGTGCCGCCGCAGTGGTGCTGATGAGTGCAGAAAGAGCAAAGGCCTTGGGGATTAAACCCCTGGCTCGTATCCATGCGATGGCCGTTGCCGGTTGTGCCCCAGAGCTGATGGGGATTGGACCTGTGCCTGCGGTTCAGAAAGTTTTAAAGCGTGCCGGAAAAACCGTAAATGACATTGATATTGTAGAACTCAATGAGGCCTTTGCCGCGCAAGGGCTGGCCGTATTGCATGAATTGGGAATCGATAGAAAAAGAGTAAACCCCAACGGAGGTGCCATTGCTCTAGGACATCCTCTAGGATGCTCCGGTGCCCGTATTATGGCAACCCTGGTCAACGACCTCTTCACCTATGATAAAAAATGGGGCTTGGAGACTATGTGTATTGGGGGTGGCCAAGGGGCTGCTTGCATTATTGAGAGGCTTTAATTGTCGTTTTAACTCCTAATCTCCTCCTCTTAAGCTAAGAGGAGGTCGGGAGGAGTTATGATCAAGTGGATTCCAATTGGCCATAACACCCCCCCATCCCCCTCTTAGCTTAAGAGGGGGGGATTAATGAAATAAAGAGGTCTATTCATATGACACAAATTAAAAAAGTAGGCGTACTCGGTGCAGGCGTCATGGGGCATGGAATTGCCGCTCATCTTGCGGGCGCTGGAATTTCCAGTTTGCTCCTGGATATTGTCCCTCCCCAATTTACCGAGGAAGATGCAAAGCTGGGGCTCAAACCATCCGATGCAAAATTTAGAAATAAATTTGCCTTGGCCGGAATTGAGGCCATCAAAAAATCAAAACCTTCTGTCATCTATTCGCAACGCGATTTAAAGCTCATTACTCCCGGAAACTTTGAAGACGATTGGAATCAATTAAGAGACTGCGATTGGATTGTGGAAGTCGTTGTAGAACGCCTGGACATCAAGCAAAAGGTATTTGCGCGGGTGGAAGAAGTGATGAAAGACAGCACCATCATCAGCTCAAACACTTCGGGAATTTTGCTCAAGGCCATGGCGGAAGGTCGTTCCGAAAAATTCAGAAAGAATTTTTTACTCACCCACTTTTTTAATCCGGTTCGCTATCTCAAATTGGTGGAACTGGTTTCCTCGAAAGACACCAAGCCCGAAGTCATCAGCACCATGGTGCACTTTCTGGAAGATGTGCTGGGCAAAGGCGTGGTGTATGCGAAAGATACGCCCAATTTTATTGCCAACCGCATTGGAACCTTCGCCTTCATGAGTGGCTTTAAAAATGTCATTGGGGGCGGCTACACCATTGAAGAGGCCGATAAAATTCTGGGCCCTGCACTCGGCAAACCCAAATCGGCCATGTTTAGAACCGCCGATCTGGTGGGCATCGATACCCTGGCCCATGTAGTTCAGAACAACTACGATGGCTGTCCCGACGACGATTCCCGCGAGTTCTTTAAGATGCCTGAAGTGGTCAATAAAATGATCGCCAACAAATGGCTGGGCGATAAGACCAAGCAGGGTTTTTTCAAGAAAACGAAAAATGCAGCGGGCAAAACGGAACTCCTCTCCTTCGATTTGAAGACAGGCGATTACCGACCCAAACAAAAAGTGGAAATTGAATCGATTGGCGCGGTGAAAGATATTGAAGATGTTCGTGCACGCGTCAAGGCCTTCATCAACAGTAAAGACCGAGGCGGAGAGTTGGCCTGGAAAGTCACACGAGACACCTTGATTTATGCCGCCAAACGAATTCCTGAAATAGCCGATGACATTGTGAACGTCGACAATGCCATGAAATGGGGTTTCAACTGGGATATTGGACCTTTTGAAGTGCTCGATGCCTTGGGCCTGAAAGAAGTGGCCGATCGAATTGCGAAGGACGGCCTGGAAGTCCCTCCCCTCTTCAAACAAGTGTTGGAAAAAGGCGAGGGCAAATTCTACAAGCGCGAAAAAGGGAACACTTTGTATTTTGAGTTGAAGAGTAACAGCCATAAAGCGATCCCCAAAAAAGCAAATGTGTTGTTCTTAAAAGATATTAAAGAACAGACCAAGGTACTGGCCAGCAATGATTCTGCCTCGCTGATTGACATTGGCGATGGGGTCATCTGCCTCGAATTCCACTCCAAAATGAACGCCATCGATGCCGACATCGGCCAGATGGGTCTCAAGGGTTTGGAAATCATCAAGCAAGAGGGTTACAAGGGAATGGTGATTACCAACGAAGGCCAAAACTTCTCGGTAGGGGCCAACCTGATGATGTTGTGGTTGGAATCTCAGCAGAAAAACTGGAGCAACATCGAAAAGATGGTGAAAGATTTTCAAGACCTCTGCATGGCCTTCAAATATTCTTCCAAACCTATTGTCGCTGCCCCTTTCGGCATGACCCTGGGTGGCGGTTGTGAAGTGTGTATGGGTTCTGACGCCGTTCGTGCCTATGCCGAAACTTACATTGGTTTGGTGGAAGTAGGCGCGGGGCTTATCCCAGGCGGTGGTGGATGTAAAAACATGTTACTCAATTCGGAAGCTTCACTTCGTCGCAAAGGCCAGAAGGTATGGGCCTCTCAAGGCGATGGAGGGCCTTTCCCCAAGGTACAGAAATCCTTTGAAAAAATCGGCTTCGCCAAAGTGGCCACCTCTGCCAAAGAAGGCATTGAGTTTGATTATCTGAAACCTACAGATAAAATCACCTTGAACAAAGACAGTTTGTTGTTTGATGCCAAACAGGATGTTTTGGAACTGGCTAAAAATTATGTACAAGGCACACCCAGAGAAGACATTCTGGTCCCCGGCGTGGGGGGTAAAATGGCCATGCTCTCAGCCATTCGAGGATTCATCCTTCAAGGGATGATTTCCGAACACGACGGATTAATCGCAGAACAGCTAGCTCACGTCTTCTGCGGGGGAGATGTCCCTACCCAGCGTTTGATGAGTGAACAAAATATTCTGGATTTGGAACGTGAGGCCTTCTTGCGTTTGTGTGGCACTGAGAAATCACAGGCCAGAATGCAATCGCTGCTGATGACGGGAAAGCCGTTGAGGAATTAATTCGTGATACGCGTAATATCAAAAAAAACGCTCCAATTTCTGGGGCGTTTTTTTTTAGACTTTCTGAATTTGACTCGGCTATACAATTCCCTTGCTGTTCATTTGAGCAAAAGATTTTTTATCCGATTTTAGAATATGAGTGGTCAGCCAATTTCTAAAAAATTCCATGATGTTAGGATTAATCGTGACTCCCCCTTCCCTAAACTTCTTCTGATAGGCAAGAATCTCCTTCACAAGCTGTTTGTGCTCAGCAATGTGAGCCAAATAGTCTGAACATTCAGCCTGGTGCATGAACAGATCTTCGTCCTCAAAATGAGCTGCAGTGTGGGTAATAAGTTCCTGGAGGATTTTATCCAGGACCGGTCGCCCTTTGCCTGTCAACATGGCATCGTTCAACTCGTTGACGAAACCGACCAGTTTTTTATGCTGTTCGTCGATTGACTTGACGCCAACACTATATTCTGAATTCCATACAATAAGAGCCATATAAAAACTTTCCTTGCTTTGCCCTTGTTAATAATAACCATTACGGAGGCTGTTGTTATAGCCACCAACCCCGGGAGGGGGACGTTGCTTGAGCCTGAAATCCCCTTCTTCACGATACCTGGGTTTTGGCTTTTGTGCGGGGAGTTCTTTCAAGGGGAACGTCACATCCTGCAATGCCGTGGTGGTTGGAGTAAGAAATCCTT harbors:
- a CDS encoding thiolase family protein yields the protein MQDVVIVSAVRSPMGRANKGNFINLRIDDLGAAVVKEAVARVKNLNPNEIEDVVVGCAMPEGEQGMNVARNISFLAGLPITASAVTVNRFCASSLQAIMDAARAIMVGDGEVFVAAGVESMSHVPMGGFNPSLNPKLMQAGMPEAYISMGITAENVAEKYKITRQAMDEFAAESHQKAVAAIKAGKFKNEIVGIDVNGKLVIEDEGPRADSTLEKLSTLKPVFKKEGSVTAGNSSPLTDGAAAVVLMSAERAKALGIKPLARIHAMAVAGCAPELMGIGPVPAVQKVLKRAGKTVNDIDIVELNEAFAAQGLAVLHELGIDRKRVNPNGGAIALGHPLGCSGARIMATLVNDLFTYDKKWGLETMCIGGGQGAACIIERL
- a CDS encoding hemerythrin family protein, producing MALIVWNSEYSVGVKSIDEQHKKLVGFVNELNDAMLTGKGRPVLDKILQELITHTAAHFEDEDLFMHQAECSDYLAHIAEHKQLVKEILAYQKKFREGGVTINPNIMEFFRNWLTTHILKSDKKSFAQMNSKGIV
- a CDS encoding enoyl-CoA hydratase/isomerase family protein, giving the protein MTQIKKVGVLGAGVMGHGIAAHLAGAGISSLLLDIVPPQFTEEDAKLGLKPSDAKFRNKFALAGIEAIKKSKPSVIYSQRDLKLITPGNFEDDWNQLRDCDWIVEVVVERLDIKQKVFARVEEVMKDSTIISSNTSGILLKAMAEGRSEKFRKNFLLTHFFNPVRYLKLVELVSSKDTKPEVISTMVHFLEDVLGKGVVYAKDTPNFIANRIGTFAFMSGFKNVIGGGYTIEEADKILGPALGKPKSAMFRTADLVGIDTLAHVVQNNYDGCPDDDSREFFKMPEVVNKMIANKWLGDKTKQGFFKKTKNAAGKTELLSFDLKTGDYRPKQKVEIESIGAVKDIEDVRARVKAFINSKDRGGELAWKVTRDTLIYAAKRIPEIADDIVNVDNAMKWGFNWDIGPFEVLDALGLKEVADRIAKDGLEVPPLFKQVLEKGEGKFYKREKGNTLYFELKSNSHKAIPKKANVLFLKDIKEQTKVLASNDSASLIDIGDGVICLEFHSKMNAIDADIGQMGLKGLEIIKQEGYKGMVITNEGQNFSVGANLMMLWLESQQKNWSNIEKMVKDFQDLCMAFKYSSKPIVAAPFGMTLGGGCEVCMGSDAVRAYAETYIGLVEVGAGLIPGGGGCKNMLLNSEASLRRKGQKVWASQGDGGPFPKVQKSFEKIGFAKVATSAKEGIEFDYLKPTDKITLNKDSLLFDAKQDVLELAKNYVQGTPREDILVPGVGGKMAMLSAIRGFILQGMISEHDGLIAEQLAHVFCGGDVPTQRLMSEQNILDLEREAFLRLCGTEKSQARMQSLLMTGKPLRN
- a CDS encoding twin-arginine translocase TatA/TatE family subunit translates to MKKIFLLPLLLLSACHVTGSNQTQSPQTQPQPLIPAPVTAPLLESRPAEKIGQQIDQGLQQMGSKVGEGLKSLGDAVRESRQKIGQGVQQQIDSGKINQVLQKAGDEMSQQLKEAAEEIRRTGDEIQHDLGETQRAD
- a CDS encoding addiction module protein; translated protein: MRSTHLYHLENLSTAEKIQLVEDLWDEIAEHSEEFPLSASQKEELDRRIAEHEMYPEEGSSWEEVKQRIKGEN
- a CDS encoding cytochrome c — protein: MKKIILSFLIVGVVSFSISCEKTADVAAGKAKFDQNCAPCHGSSGKGDGPAAAVLNPKPRNFTDQAYMSKRTNAQLSAVIKNGGAANGFSAMMAPWAGVLSDADIANVVAYVRTLK
- a CDS encoding type II toxin-antitoxin system RelE/ParE family toxin gives rise to the protein MKIKLKASAEKDLLEIYSWYESQRLGLGKSFLIAFEAKLNLIARNPFLFQKFYKNVYRVFLDRFPYQIFYSSQDNLLTVLGVFHFKRSEAYWKQRVK
- the ilvD gene encoding dihydroxy-acid dehydratase, whose protein sequence is MSKILNKYSSRLTQDKNQPASQAMLYGLGLTEEDLAKPFIGIASTGYEGNTCNMHLNDLAKLCKQSCTDAGLVGLIFHSIGVSDGISMGTEGMNFSLQSREIIADSIETVMAAHWYDANISVVGCDKNMPGSIIAVGRLNRPSIMVYGGTISPGKFHDKILDIVSAFEGLGEYVAGKIDEKELKGVLQHACPGAGACGGMYTANTMASAIETLGMSLPYSSSYPATSPEKKEECLKRVGAAIRVLLEKNITPSQIITQKSMENAITMVMALGGSTNAVLHMIAIAKSVGLKLTLDDFQRISDKTPFIADLKPSGKYVMEDLCKVGGVPAVQKLLLKEGFLHGDCLTVTGKTLAENLETCPDLPEDQKVIVPLSDPIKKTGHLQILYGNISPEGSVAKITGKEGLSFTGKANVFESEEEACEALLAKKIKKGDAIVLRYEGPKGGPGMQEMLKVTALVMGAELGNDVALITDGRFSGGTHGFVVGHITPEAQVGGVLAVIKNGDEIEIDAEKRVLNLKVDAQEIEKRLRAWKAPAYKVSKGTLYKYIKLVSSASEGCVTDE
- the gatB gene encoding Asp-tRNA(Asn)/Glu-tRNA(Gln) amidotransferase subunit GatB — translated: MNYETIIGLEVHAQLKTQTKLFCSCSTTFGAEPNSHTCPVCLALPGVLPVLNEKAVEYAIKAGLALNCNIQKKSVFARKNYFYPDLPKGYQISQYELPLCLGGQVDIELDGVKKSIHLTRIHMEEDAGKSLHDFGDDAYSHIDLNRACTPLIEIVSEPEMRSASEAATYLKRLRDILMYIDVCDGNMEEGSFRCDANVSIRPVGQEKFGTRTELKNINSFKFVEKAIHYEVERQKAVLADGGQVVQETRLYDNAKNITESMRSKEEAHDYRYFPDPDLLPLILTEDHIEKVHQTLPELGHQKALRFVEEYGIPEYDAGVLTAEKKIADYFETVAKATGDAKKSSNIIMTELMGLAAKGETPFENIPASELSVAIQKMLSGAISSKMLKDVVLEMNNSKASAESIINKMGAQVSDGSVLEAIIDQVIAANPGNLAQYKAGKDKLFGFFVGQVMKESKGKANPQMVNDLLKKKL
- a CDS encoding MBL fold metallo-hydrolase, producing the protein MQEILEIIPVGPFQCNCIILGDPQTKEAIVIDPGDEVEAILDRVKKHGLCVKNILHTHTHIDHIGGTTALQKATNARVMLHKADLPLYEKMDMQGRFLGLPPSKIQTPVAPDEFLKEGQQIEAGNIRGTVLHTPGHTPGSCGFYFPHLDQKGILFPGDTLFAGSIGRTDLWQGDYDQEIQSIKKKYLILPDQTIVVPGHGPNTNIGQEKQSNPFLN